CTCAACCGTTATGGTCACACCCGACAATAAAACCACAACCATTCCAAACTCCAAAATTATAAGCAGCAATATCACAAACTACTCAAGCAAGCCTATGCGCCGTATAGATCTTACTTTTAACATAAACTATAATGACGATTTAAAACTTGCAAAAGAGATAATGATGCAGGTTTTAAAAGAAGACGGCAGAATCCTGGAAGAACCGGCTCCGATGGTAGCAGTCGGCGAACTTAAAGATAGCAGCATAAATTTCGTATTTCGCGTTTGGGTAAAAACGGAACAATATTGGGATGTTCATTTTGATATGCTAGAGAAAGTTAAGCTTGCATTTGATGAAAAAGGGATTTCTATACCACAGCAGCAGATGAATATTCATATAAGCAAATAACTAAATATTAAGCCTGTTTCTTCGTAATTCCCCAAAGATATAAAAAATAGGTTGAGACAAGCGCGATAAACGCCGCGCTTAAAAAGAGATATGCAGGATATAGTTCGTAAACATATCCCGCAATTAGAGCGCCCAGAAATGCCCCAAAACCGTAAGTTATCCCTGAAAAAAGCTGTTGTGCCAAAGATTTATGTTTGTATAGATAAAATAGATAGCTTATAGCGGCAGAGTGAAAAAGTGCGAAACTAAGTGCATGCAGAGCCTGCGAGAAAAAAAGCAGGGCTATATTATCGGGAAACAAAAATAGCAATAGCCAGCGAAAAGCTGTTACAAAGGTGGTGGCTTGAAGTATTAATAGCAGATTTTTGCGAAGAAGAGCGCCTTGAAAATAGAGCATAAATATCTCAACGACTACTCCGAAACTCCATAAATATATCGCTATGTCCAAACTCACTTTATGGTCGGTTACATATATGGTAAAAAAGTTATAAAACGAACCGAAACTCACCTGCATAAGCGTAAGTCCGATCCACAATCTCCAATCTTTTAAAATGCTTATATCGTTAATCACTTCTTCGCTCTTGTCTAAAAGAGTATCGGCTCGCTTTGCTATGACAAACGCTATCGCCGAAGTTATAAAAGTCAAAACTAAAAGGTAGACAAGAGCAACAGCGGCGGAACTTAAAAATTTCACTAAAACAAGCGCGACCAAGATAAAACCGACCGAGCCAAAAAGCCTAATCTTGCCGTATCTCTCTTTTCCCAGATACTTTAGCGAGATGAGTTCAACATACGGAAGCACTATACTA
This region of Sulfurimonas sp. genomic DNA includes:
- a CDS encoding MFS transporter — translated: MSILLAIFYFFYFSIIGVYIIFLPKVLSMAGYQASEIGIIFAAAPLVRFLVPFAFIKGLKINRSAFNAALLIMCASTVSFYFSLDSFYKLLFSNISLGVGLSIVLPYVELISLKYLGKERYGKIRLFGSVGFILVALVLVKFLSSAAVALVYLLVLTFITSAIAFVIAKRADTLLDKSEEVINDISILKDWRLWIGLTLMQVSFGSFYNFFTIYVTDHKVSLDIAIYLWSFGVVVEIFMLYFQGALLRKNLLLILQATTFVTAFRWLLLFLFPDNIALLFFSQALHALSFALFHSAAISYLFYLYKHKSLAQQLFSGITYGFGAFLGALIAGYVYELYPAYLFLSAAFIALVSTYFLYLWGITKKQA